Within Bacillus sp. Marseille-Q1617, the genomic segment CATTACACCATTTGGAAGGTTCATTCTATTTATCACATTTGCCATGATTCTTTATGGTTTTCAGGTCTGGCTGGAGAAGGGGGATGACCCCCTGCCAAGGAAAATCCAATAGTATAAAACAACTTAATACTCCCCTCCCCCTAACGAAATTATGCTAAAATAAGAACGGTTACATCGTGTCGGAATGTGACGGAAGGTTTTAAAAGGAATGCGGGTAACTATGATAGAATTAATTATTATACAGCATTAGGAGGGGATCGTTATGAGTTGGCAATCAGCGTGGAAGAAGTGGAGTGACTATTTACATATCGATCGTGAAATAAACGATCATTTAGCTTCAATGAAGGAAGATGAAAAAGCATTGGAGGACGCTTTCTATAAGAACCTTGAATTCGGGACTGGCGGAATGAGAGGGGAAATCGGTCCTGGAACCAATCGCATGAACATATACACGGTTCGTAAAGCTTCAGAAGGTTTGGCCCGATATATTGAAAATGAAGGGGATGAAGCTAAAAGGAGAGGTGTGGCAATCGCTTACGATTCACGTCATAAATCTCCGGAGTTTGCAATGGAAGCAGCGAAAACACTTGCGACTCATGGTATTCAAACCTATGTATTCGATGAACTTGCCCCTACCCCGGAGCTCTCATTTGCACTCCGGTATTTACATGCATTCTCAGGTATTGTGGTGACAGCAAGTCATAATCCGCCTGAGTACAATGGATACAAAGTATACGGTGAGGACGGAGCACAATTGCCTCCGCATATTGCAGACGCCGTCATTGATAAAGTGAACGAAGTGGAAAATGAACTTGAAATTGAAGTCAAATCCGAAGAGGAATTGAAATCACAAGGTTTGATTAAGATGATTGGAGAAGAAATCCACCAATCCTATCTTGATCACCTGATTTCCATTTCAGAAACGCCTCAAATCAGCAAAGAGGTGGATTTGAAAATTGTGTTCTCACCTCTGCATGGAACGGCTCTCAAGATGGCTGAAAGAGGTTTGAATGCCCTCGGTTATGAACAGGTCCATGTTGTAAAAGAGCAGGCAAAACCCGATCCTGAGTTTTCGACTGTGAAATCTCCGAATCCAGAGGATAAAGAAGCTTTCGAACTGGCTATCCGTGATGGAAAAGAAATGAATGCTGATATCTTAATTGCTACAGATCCAGATGCAGACCGCTTAGGGGTTGCCGTTAAAGGGAAAGACGGGGAATATGTCCTTCTTACCGGAAACCAGACAGGTGCCGTGCTCATGAACTATATTCTTTCCCGCAAGCAGGAAAAAGAGATGATTCCTGCTAATGGACGTGTCTTCAAAACGATTGTCACTTCTGAGTTAGGAAGAAAAGTGGCTGAACATTACGGTGCTTCGGTTGAAGACGTTCTGACAGGCTTCAAATTCATCGGAGAAAAGATCAAGAAATATGAAGAAACCGGTGAATATACATTCCTGTTCGGTTATGAAGAAAGCTACGGCTATCTGATCGGGGATTTTGCACGTGATAAAGATGCGGTCCAAGCCGTATTGATGGCTGCAGAAGCGGCAGCATATTATAAAAAACAAGGCAAGACTCTGTATGATGTTCTCAACGAACTATATGAGCGTCATGGCTACTATCAGGAAGGGTTAAAGAGCCTGACCCTGAAAGGGAAAGAAGGGGCAGAGCAGATTCAGGGTATCCTTAAGAAATTCAGAGAGAAGCCTTTGGCTGAAGTGGCAGGTCTAAAAGTTTTATCAGCCGAAGATTATAAGACAAGCAAAAAAGTGGAACTCTCTACAGGAGCAGAAACAGCCATCACGCTTCCCGCTTCGAATGTATTGAAGTATTTCCTTGAAGACGGTTCATGGGTGTGTCTCCGCCCATCAGGTACAGAGCCGAAGATCAAGTTCTACTTCAGCGTCATAGGCAAAACCCAGGGGGAAAGTGACAAGAAATTAGCTTCCTTGACTGAAGATCTAATGGATAAGGTAGAAAGTATCATCCAGTAACCTTAAAAGGTCCGCCCTTATCACTTTGAGGGGACGGGCCTCGTTTTCTTTTCGGGTTGATGCATTCGTATAACCTTGCTCGGGTAAGAGATGCTAGATAAGAGATGGATACAACATGGATAAAAAGGAGAATGAAGTATGTTAAAAGACCAAGTGGCAATCATTACAGGCGCGTCCAGAGGAATCGGGCGTGAAATTGCACAACAATTTTCAAAAGAAAGCACGAAACTATCACTGGCAGGCAGTTCTGAAGATATACATAAAGCAGCTCAAGATCTGAAAGAGAGCGGATTTGAACACGTGATTTCCATCCAGGCGGATGTGTCTAAAGAAGAAGACGTCCAAAAAATTATTGATGAAACACTTTCTTCATACGGAAAAATAGATATTCTGGTCAATAATGCGGGTGTTGGATTCTTTAAACCGACTGAAGAAGTAACCGCAGAAGAGTGGAAGAAAATCTTCGATGTAAATGTCCAAGGTGTCTTCCTGTGCTCAAAAGCTGTTCTGCCGCATATGAAAGAACAAAAATTCGGCACGATCATCACCATCTCTTCAGATGTGGCACGATACACCATCCCTAACGGATCGGCATATGTGTCGACTAAATATGCAGTCCAGGGCTTCTGCGGTTCACTTGCACAGGAAGTAAGAGAGTATGGGATAAGGGTCGGTACCATCAATCCTGGTATGGTCGATACCTACTTTGCTGAATCGAAGCAGGGTCTTCCTGAAAAAGAAGACTGGCTGAAGGTAGAGGACATCGCTAAATCTGTCATTTACATGGCTTCGGCTCCCAAGCATATGCTGATTGACGAGATCAAGATCCATCCATTTGCACAGGATTATCCAATTGCATAATTTCTACTGAGGAGCGGTGAATCATGCCGCTCTCT encodes:
- a CDS encoding phospho-sugar mutase, with protein sequence MSWQSAWKKWSDYLHIDREINDHLASMKEDEKALEDAFYKNLEFGTGGMRGEIGPGTNRMNIYTVRKASEGLARYIENEGDEAKRRGVAIAYDSRHKSPEFAMEAAKTLATHGIQTYVFDELAPTPELSFALRYLHAFSGIVVTASHNPPEYNGYKVYGEDGAQLPPHIADAVIDKVNEVENELEIEVKSEEELKSQGLIKMIGEEIHQSYLDHLISISETPQISKEVDLKIVFSPLHGTALKMAERGLNALGYEQVHVVKEQAKPDPEFSTVKSPNPEDKEAFELAIRDGKEMNADILIATDPDADRLGVAVKGKDGEYVLLTGNQTGAVLMNYILSRKQEKEMIPANGRVFKTIVTSELGRKVAEHYGASVEDVLTGFKFIGEKIKKYEETGEYTFLFGYEESYGYLIGDFARDKDAVQAVLMAAEAAAYYKKQGKTLYDVLNELYERHGYYQEGLKSLTLKGKEGAEQIQGILKKFREKPLAEVAGLKVLSAEDYKTSKKVELSTGAETAITLPASNVLKYFLEDGSWVCLRPSGTEPKIKFYFSVIGKTQGESDKKLASLTEDLMDKVESIIQ
- a CDS encoding SDR family oxidoreductase yields the protein MLKDQVAIITGASRGIGREIAQQFSKESTKLSLAGSSEDIHKAAQDLKESGFEHVISIQADVSKEEDVQKIIDETLSSYGKIDILVNNAGVGFFKPTEEVTAEEWKKIFDVNVQGVFLCSKAVLPHMKEQKFGTIITISSDVARYTIPNGSAYVSTKYAVQGFCGSLAQEVREYGIRVGTINPGMVDTYFAESKQGLPEKEDWLKVEDIAKSVIYMASAPKHMLIDEIKIHPFAQDYPIA